In the genome of Thiomicrospira aerophila AL3, one region contains:
- a CDS encoding dicarboxylate/amino acid:cation symporter — MALPIQILIALALAAIAGSLAGTTGQVLGVPALAIFDFIGTLFLNALKMIVIPLVVSAIILGVSNIGGQGGFGRLGVRTLSYYIATGLIAVVIGLSLVNLIKPGVSDNPPPQLEANPQITMAVEGRGAGDIVEIFLRMVPENIFVAAVEMQMLGLIFFSILFGFFLTKVKGPARETMQNFWQGLFDVMMLITQWVMKFAPYGVFGLVAASVARSGFDQFGSLAWFFITVVLALAFHFVVVMSLILRYVGGIKSPWQHYRAMAPALLTAFSTSSSASTLPVTLANVEQRAGVSNRISSFVLPLGATVNMNGTALFECVAVLFIAQLFGVELTFGQQVLVVFLALATSIGVAGIPSASLVAISVILLAVGLPLEALGLLLVVDRLLDMMRTSVNIFSDSVGAVVLARLDGEKVTYPISGN, encoded by the coding sequence ATGGCACTACCTATCCAAATTCTTATTGCGCTCGCGCTTGCTGCTATAGCAGGGAGTTTAGCGGGTACAACAGGTCAAGTTTTGGGTGTACCAGCCTTAGCTATTTTTGATTTTATTGGCACCTTGTTTTTAAACGCACTGAAGATGATTGTGATCCCGTTAGTGGTATCGGCTATCATCTTGGGGGTCAGTAATATTGGTGGTCAAGGTGGTTTTGGTCGCTTAGGTGTTCGTACGCTCAGCTATTATATTGCGACAGGCTTAATTGCCGTTGTTATCGGCTTATCTTTGGTAAATTTGATTAAACCAGGGGTAAGTGATAACCCACCACCTCAATTAGAGGCCAATCCACAAATTACTATGGCGGTAGAAGGGCGCGGTGCCGGCGATATTGTCGAGATTTTTCTTCGAATGGTGCCTGAGAATATTTTTGTGGCCGCCGTAGAAATGCAAATGCTCGGCTTGATTTTCTTTAGTATTCTGTTTGGTTTTTTCCTAACCAAGGTCAAGGGTCCGGCAAGGGAAACCATGCAAAACTTCTGGCAGGGCTTGTTTGATGTCATGATGTTGATTACACAATGGGTGATGAAGTTTGCGCCTTATGGTGTGTTTGGTTTGGTAGCTGCTTCGGTTGCACGCAGTGGTTTTGATCAGTTTGGCTCCTTGGCTTGGTTTTTTATCACCGTGGTTTTGGCTTTAGCTTTCCACTTTGTTGTTGTGATGTCTTTAATCCTTCGTTATGTGGGCGGCATTAAATCCCCTTGGCAGCATTACCGAGCTATGGCGCCTGCACTCTTAACTGCTTTTTCAACCAGTTCATCAGCATCCACTTTGCCTGTAACCCTTGCGAATGTCGAGCAACGCGCCGGTGTTTCTAATCGTATCAGCAGCTTTGTGCTGCCTTTGGGCGCAACAGTAAATATGAATGGCACAGCCTTGTTTGAATGTGTAGCGGTATTGTTCATAGCGCAATTATTTGGCGTGGAGCTAACGTTCGGGCAGCAGGTGTTGGTGGTGTTTTTGGCACTTGCGACCTCGATAGGTGTGGCCGGTATCCCTTCTGCGAGTTTAGTTGCCATTAGTGTGATTTTATTAGCTGTAGGCTTGCCTCTAGAGGCGCTAGGCTTGTTGCTGGTAGTTGATCGTTTACTCGATATGATGCGAACTTCGGTAAATATATTTAGTGATTCTGTTGGGGCGGTTGTTCTAGCCCGTCTTGACGGTGAAAAGGTAACCTATCCGATTAGTGGTAATTAA
- a CDS encoding peptidylprolyl isomerase: protein MLRRSFITAALAATLLFSATAKADNPRVLIETNLGSMIIELYPNEAPLTVANFLEYVNSGFYDGTIFHRVIGNFMIQGGGIDEQMRRKPTRDPIQNEADNGLQNRIGTIAMARTNDPHSATSQFFINVANNSSLDFREKTPRAWGYTVFGRVVDGMRTVNQIRTQPTTSRNGYQDVPINPVVIERIRQIQ, encoded by the coding sequence ATGCTTCGACGTTCATTTATTACCGCCGCACTTGCCGCCACATTATTGTTTAGCGCGACAGCCAAAGCTGATAATCCAAGAGTGTTAATAGAAACTAATCTTGGCAGCATGATCATTGAACTTTATCCCAACGAAGCGCCACTGACTGTCGCTAACTTTTTAGAGTATGTGAATTCAGGTTTTTATGATGGCACAATATTCCATCGTGTCATTGGTAACTTTATGATTCAAGGCGGCGGCATTGATGAACAAATGCGTCGCAAACCGACCCGCGACCCGATTCAAAACGAAGCCGATAACGGCTTGCAAAACCGAATTGGTACCATTGCGATGGCACGCACCAATGATCCGCATTCAGCGACTTCACAATTTTTTATTAACGTCGCCAATAATAGCTCTTTAGATTTTCGTGAAAAAACCCCTCGTGCCTGGGGTTATACCGTGTTTGGTCGTGTTGTCGATGGTATGAGAACCGTCAACCAAATTCGCACGCAACCGACCACCTCACGCAATGGCTATCAAGATGTACCCATCAATCCTGTTGTGATTGAAAGAATTCGTCAGATTCAGTGA
- a CDS encoding peptidylprolyl isomerase: MMNLVTFETTLGQIKIKVDHELAPISAQNFIDYAESGFYNGTIFHRIIPDFVVQGGGLDAEMNQKKTQPAIENEADNGLKNKRGTLSMARTQAPHSATSQFFINLKDNDFLDHRSPDLHGWGYAVFAEVIEGMDIVDKMAAVKTGNRMGHSDVPVDDIYIENTLVSEA; this comes from the coding sequence ATGATGAACCTTGTAACCTTTGAAACCACTCTGGGCCAGATTAAAATAAAAGTTGATCACGAGCTCGCACCGATTTCTGCACAGAACTTTATTGACTATGCTGAATCCGGTTTTTATAACGGTACAATATTCCATCGCATCATTCCTGACTTCGTGGTTCAAGGCGGTGGCTTAGATGCCGAAATGAATCAGAAAAAAACCCAGCCTGCCATTGAAAACGAAGCAGACAACGGTCTTAAAAATAAGCGTGGCACCTTATCTATGGCACGCACGCAAGCCCCTCATTCAGCGACCTCGCAGTTCTTTATCAACTTAAAGGATAACGACTTCCTAGATCACCGTTCGCCCGACCTCCATGGTTGGGGATATGCTGTATTTGCTGAGGTCATTGAGGGCATGGATATTGTAGATAAAATGGCTGCTGTGAAAACAGGTAACCGGATGGGGCACAGTGATGTGCCTGTTGACGATATCTACATTGAAAACACCCTTGTTTCGGAAGCCTAA
- a CDS encoding lytic transglycosylase domain-containing protein produces the protein MQKSTSWRILGFFLVSLTWSLPLSATTSEAIFQPNSVDVALKNDFEAWWAAAKKNDAAQVAKFEQQFANHPLFPMGRYLFLLENLNTTQQQTIVDFINTYPQLGLSVRLQQRYLDTLANNQAWSHILTSQLTPSNQQQQCLAKRALMANQPNQLPLNDWQNFWLTNLNLHTSCREIERHLHRQGLLDSDALLARLKLLFEQQRHAQVPSIIAMLPPQEKGWSQAWLNLVQQPHRVNEFNFESLPAHIRPQVAYTSLVALSRTDPEQVLLLRQQAPFKSLLTPEQQIQLQREAGLRLTYRFDEQGWQTLNQLNDYAAEEATLIWQARFAIRYSKWADLARITSDMPESLATQAQWRYWRARALTEMGDQQALALFEQLATERNYYGFLAADRLGKPYAIHRTADYAITISQERASALIQSYPSLHLIAALVDIDWRINAHREWHHLLNIAKTEDFYDLAALAHAWGLHHLAITTLGQIQAWDALDKRFPAPFNQTVIRQAESQQLASSLIYSIMRRESAFYPQARSPAGAEGLMQLMPNTAREVAQKQGLRSFNPRDIFDADINIQLGSAYLAELLARYNHPVLAIAAYNAGPSRVNQWLVDLNGANSIEADQWIDTLPFFETRRYVRQVLEHKLVYDFILANPHATPITTYVSSQLNTIEQNTDANDWIPPQRLSSLMTPVTLR, from the coding sequence TTGCAAAAATCGACCTCATGGCGTATTTTAGGTTTTTTCCTAGTCAGTTTAACCTGGTCACTTCCGCTGTCTGCCACGACGAGTGAAGCCATTTTTCAACCTAACTCAGTTGATGTAGCGTTAAAAAATGACTTCGAAGCTTGGTGGGCAGCAGCTAAAAAAAATGATGCCGCACAGGTGGCTAAATTTGAGCAACAATTTGCAAACCACCCGCTTTTCCCAATGGGTCGCTACCTATTTTTACTAGAAAACCTTAATACTACACAACAACAAACCATTGTTGATTTTATCAACACATACCCGCAACTTGGATTAAGTGTTAGGCTGCAACAACGCTATCTTGACACCTTGGCCAACAACCAGGCCTGGTCACACATTTTAACCAGCCAACTTACGCCCAGCAATCAGCAACAACAATGCCTAGCAAAACGAGCCTTAATGGCTAATCAACCCAATCAACTGCCACTTAATGACTGGCAAAATTTTTGGCTGACTAACCTCAACCTGCATACTAGTTGTCGAGAAATTGAACGCCACCTACACCGCCAAGGTCTATTAGACTCAGATGCCCTCCTCGCTCGATTAAAGTTGTTATTTGAACAACAACGCCACGCCCAGGTACCTAGCATTATTGCCATGTTACCACCACAAGAGAAAGGCTGGAGCCAGGCCTGGTTAAATTTGGTTCAACAACCTCACCGCGTGAATGAGTTTAATTTTGAAAGCCTACCTGCACATATCAGACCACAGGTTGCCTACACGAGTTTAGTGGCGCTGAGCCGAACAGACCCAGAACAAGTACTACTACTAAGACAACAGGCACCATTTAAAAGTCTACTCACACCAGAACAGCAGATTCAGCTCCAACGAGAGGCCGGATTACGTTTAACCTATCGATTTGACGAACAAGGTTGGCAAACACTCAATCAACTGAATGATTACGCTGCCGAAGAAGCCACCTTAATTTGGCAAGCACGTTTTGCTATTCGCTATAGCAAATGGGCTGATTTAGCGCGTATAACAAGTGATATGCCTGAATCTTTAGCCACGCAAGCACAATGGCGCTACTGGCGTGCTCGCGCCTTGACTGAAATGGGCGACCAACAAGCCTTGGCACTGTTTGAACAACTAGCCACTGAGCGCAACTACTATGGGTTTTTAGCCGCCGACCGTTTAGGGAAACCCTACGCCATTCATCGCACAGCGGATTATGCAATTACAATCAGCCAAGAGCGTGCTTCGGCACTCATTCAAAGCTATCCGAGCTTACACCTGATTGCTGCCTTAGTCGATATAGATTGGCGTATTAATGCTCACCGTGAGTGGCATCATTTACTTAATATCGCCAAGACAGAAGATTTTTATGACCTCGCGGCTTTGGCTCACGCATGGGGCCTGCATCATTTAGCAATTACCACACTGGGACAAATCCAGGCCTGGGATGCACTCGATAAACGTTTTCCCGCGCCATTCAATCAGACGGTCATACGTCAAGCCGAAAGCCAACAGTTAGCATCAAGTTTAATTTACAGCATCATGCGACGAGAAAGTGCTTTCTATCCGCAAGCGCGCTCACCTGCTGGTGCCGAGGGCTTAATGCAACTGATGCCCAATACAGCGCGAGAAGTCGCCCAAAAACAAGGGCTAAGATCATTTAATCCACGAGATATATTCGATGCCGACATCAATATTCAACTTGGTAGCGCCTATTTAGCTGAATTGCTAGCTCGATATAATCATCCTGTATTAGCTATAGCGGCCTATAATGCAGGACCGTCACGTGTTAATCAGTGGTTGGTAGACTTAAATGGTGCAAATAGTATCGAAGCAGACCAATGGATTGACACCCTGCCTTTTTTTGAAACACGTCGTTATGTGCGCCAAGTGCTTGAACATAAGCTGGTCTATGATTTTATTCTAGCTAATCCACACGCAACGCCTATAACCACTTATGTTAGTAGCCAATTGAATACTATTGAGCAAAACACTGATGCCAACGACTGGATTCCGCCGCAGCGCCTTTCTTCTCTAATGACGCCTGTCACACTTCGTTAA
- a CDS encoding rhodanese-like domain-containing protein, translated as MFITCMDAKRLVKEEQGQLVDVREPNELRMNAIAEAVNMPLYEFAERSLKELNPDLPVILFCHSGARSQMATQYLKDNGFKKVFNLGSFMAWNQCAG; from the coding sequence ATGTTTATTACATGTATGGACGCTAAGCGTCTCGTTAAAGAAGAGCAGGGACAATTAGTGGATGTTCGTGAACCTAATGAATTGCGGATGAATGCCATCGCTGAAGCGGTGAATATGCCGTTGTATGAGTTTGCTGAACGCTCCTTAAAAGAACTCAACCCCGATTTACCGGTGATTTTGTTTTGTCATTCAGGTGCGCGTTCGCAAATGGCAACCCAATATTTAAAAGATAATGGATTTAAAAAGGTGTTTAATCTAGGCTCATTTATGGCCTGGAATCAATGTGCAGGCTGA
- a CDS encoding UDP-2,3-diacylglucosamine diphosphatase yields the protein MADIHLMPNLAQDTTAPLHAINQTFLAFLTGPALHADQLIIMGDLFEAWLGDDVSMAFYSREIAALANLSRQGTQLYIGLGNRDFLIGQDLLKACQAKGVFADLIELYQNHHPAILLMHGDSLCTDDKAYQRLRFFTKQAWFKRFLRQLPLSWRLKLAHKLRAKSQAANQYKSAAIMDVSSASLAKLWLDYPKAQHLIHGHTHKPGHHHFESGKQRWVVGDWHEQGATYVAIEQGQPSLKQFNYP from the coding sequence GTGGCCGACATCCATCTTATGCCGAACTTAGCTCAAGATACCACCGCCCCACTTCACGCAATTAATCAGACTTTTTTAGCCTTTTTAACTGGCCCTGCATTGCACGCAGATCAACTCATCATAATGGGCGACTTATTTGAAGCCTGGCTTGGTGATGATGTCAGCATGGCGTTTTATAGCCGTGAAATTGCGGCACTGGCTAACTTGAGTCGCCAGGGTACACAGCTTTATATCGGACTAGGTAATCGTGATTTCTTGATAGGCCAGGATCTACTCAAAGCCTGTCAAGCCAAGGGGGTATTTGCGGATCTAATTGAACTATACCAAAACCATCATCCAGCGATACTGCTCATGCATGGAGATAGCCTATGCACTGATGATAAAGCCTATCAACGGCTGCGTTTTTTTACCAAGCAGGCCTGGTTTAAACGATTTTTACGCCAATTACCCCTATCCTGGCGTTTAAAACTGGCGCATAAATTACGTGCAAAATCGCAAGCCGCCAATCAATATAAATCAGCGGCCATCATGGATGTCAGCTCAGCTAGCCTAGCTAAACTATGGCTAGACTATCCTAAAGCACAGCATCTGATCCATGGACACACCCATAAACCGGGACATCATCATTTTGAGTCAGGAAAACAACGTTGGGTGGTGGGTGACTGGCATGAACAAGGTGCAACCTATGTAGCCATTGAACAGGGCCAACCTAGCCTTAAGCAATTTAATTACCCCTGA
- the cysS gene encoding cysteine--tRNA ligase — protein sequence MSLQIYNTETRQKETFKPIVPGKVGIYVCGVTVYDYCHIGHARVMVVFDTVVRHMRARGLEVKYVRNITDIDDKIINRAFENQESVQSLTERFIKAMHEDETALNILRPDIEPKATDFIPEIQQLVNTLIEKGHAYAAPNGDVYFKVKSFESYGRLSGKKQEDLEAGARVEINPNKQDPMDFVLWKASKENEPAWDSAWGQGRPGWHIECSAMSGSCIGERLDIHGGGMDLQFPHHENEIAQSECAHGEHYVNTWMHVGFVRVDNEKMSKSLNNFFTIREVLKDYHPEVIRYFLLSSHYRSPLNYTIENLDIAKTNLARLYTALQAAEPGLVAENTDFEAKFNEAMDDDFNTPQAMAVLFELVKEVNKTQQPGLVALLQSLANRLGLLTETPQSFFKSQVGQTDGLTDDAIEALIVERTQARADKNWARSDEIRDELLAKGVELLDGKEGTSWRRS from the coding sequence ATGAGTTTACAGATTTATAATACCGAAACCCGTCAAAAAGAAACCTTTAAACCGATTGTGCCCGGTAAAGTCGGCATCTATGTTTGCGGGGTGACGGTCTATGACTATTGCCATATCGGTCATGCGCGGGTGATGGTGGTGTTCGATACGGTGGTGCGCCATATGCGCGCGCGCGGGCTTGAAGTTAAGTATGTGCGTAACATCACCGACATTGACGACAAAATCATTAATCGGGCGTTTGAAAATCAAGAGTCGGTACAAAGCCTGACCGAGCGCTTCATTAAAGCGATGCATGAAGATGAAACGGCGTTGAATATTTTGCGCCCGGATATCGAACCCAAGGCGACCGATTTTATCCCGGAGATTCAGCAGCTAGTCAACACCTTGATTGAAAAGGGTCATGCCTATGCCGCTCCAAATGGCGATGTGTATTTTAAAGTGAAGTCTTTTGAATCTTATGGCCGTTTATCCGGTAAAAAACAAGAAGACCTTGAAGCGGGCGCGCGAGTCGAGATTAACCCGAACAAGCAAGACCCAATGGATTTTGTGCTCTGGAAAGCGTCTAAAGAAAATGAACCGGCTTGGGATTCGGCCTGGGGACAGGGCAGGCCTGGTTGGCATATTGAATGTTCAGCGATGTCAGGCTCTTGTATTGGTGAGCGTCTGGATATTCATGGCGGTGGTATGGATTTGCAGTTCCCTCATCATGAAAACGAAATCGCCCAGTCGGAATGTGCCCACGGCGAACATTATGTGAATACCTGGATGCATGTCGGTTTTGTGCGCGTGGACAACGAAAAAATGTCCAAGTCACTGAATAACTTCTTTACGATTCGTGAAGTGTTAAAAGATTATCATCCGGAAGTGATTCGTTATTTCTTGTTATCGAGCCATTATCGCAGTCCGTTGAACTATACGATTGAAAACCTGGATATTGCTAAAACCAACTTGGCGCGTTTATATACCGCGTTGCAAGCCGCAGAACCAGGCCTGGTAGCAGAAAACACCGACTTTGAAGCCAAGTTTAACGAAGCAATGGACGATGATTTCAACACCCCGCAAGCCATGGCGGTGTTGTTTGAATTGGTCAAAGAAGTCAATAAAACTCAACAACCAGGCCTGGTGGCCTTGCTACAAAGCCTGGCAAACCGCTTGGGATTGTTAACTGAAACACCGCAAAGCTTTTTTAAAAGCCAGGTTGGTCAAACGGATGGTTTAACCGATGATGCGATTGAAGCCTTAATTGTTGAACGCACTCAAGCACGTGCCGATAAAAACTGGGCGCGATCGGATGAAATTCGTGATGAATTGTTGGCTAAAGGGGTAGAGTTGCTCGATGGCAAGGAAGGGACAAGCTGGCGGCGTAGTTAA
- a CDS encoding LysM peptidoglycan-binding domain-containing protein: MFKPKITLLSFSIALLLSGCQTIKTTGDDSTGVSSETATASTSSRSSNQQRRISSTEPRFDAVLRERSRPFDLNGNRPDLPLDNLWDQIAVSFELIYEHQPHYQDYLNFYLNNPRHFERVSERAQPYLYLIYDAINERDMPMELALLPVIESAFIPYARSSMSAVGLWQFIPSTGRNNNLEQNTWFDGRQDIYLSTQAALNYLERLYNLNDQDWLLALASYNAGYGRIVQAKARLEKERPGTPATYWNIRPYLPPETRNYVPQLLAVSYLHKYHRDYELPIIPVANEPFLTRIELNQQFSLYQAAELAGVDIELLNHLNPGYLKHISPPNGPHTLLLPIENAQRFQLALAQPHNLYDIRWHNHRVVAGDTLGHIAQRYGTSVAEIQRLNNLSNNTIRVGRTLTIPIPADSTTQLAANTNQPASTSQVVNTASSRAEQPAQTHQVRAGQSLWTIARDYRVSVNDLAAWNDLDPQRPLQVGQTLAIASPATVATASSSSQRQVQHQVQAGESLWIIAQRYNVSITELRRWNQLGQNAVLQPGQTLNLHLPNTTTEYVVKRGDTLWDIARAFNVNTSDILRQNGLSPRGILRPGQVLMISPGT, translated from the coding sequence ATGTTTAAACCAAAAATTACGCTCCTGAGCTTTAGCATTGCCCTGCTCTTGTCAGGCTGTCAAACGATTAAAACGACTGGTGATGATTCGACCGGGGTATCTAGCGAAACTGCAACAGCCAGTACTAGTTCTCGTTCAAGCAATCAGCAACGCAGAATATCGAGCACTGAACCACGTTTTGATGCGGTACTTCGGGAAAGGTCGCGCCCATTCGATTTAAACGGCAATCGTCCTGACTTACCACTCGATAATCTATGGGATCAAATTGCCGTTAGTTTCGAGCTTATTTATGAACATCAGCCACACTATCAAGATTATTTAAACTTCTACCTCAATAATCCAAGACACTTTGAACGCGTATCTGAACGGGCTCAGCCCTACCTTTATCTTATCTACGATGCGATAAACGAACGCGATATGCCAATGGAATTAGCGCTATTACCCGTTATTGAAAGTGCATTTATCCCCTATGCTCGTTCAAGTATGAGCGCCGTCGGTTTATGGCAATTCATTCCCAGTACCGGACGCAATAATAATCTCGAACAAAATACTTGGTTCGATGGAAGGCAAGATATTTATCTCAGTACGCAAGCAGCACTAAACTATTTGGAACGTTTATATAATCTAAATGATCAGGACTGGTTACTAGCACTTGCGTCTTATAACGCTGGATACGGCCGGATCGTTCAAGCCAAAGCAAGGTTAGAAAAAGAACGCCCAGGTACACCTGCAACCTACTGGAATATTCGACCTTATTTGCCGCCAGAGACTCGAAATTATGTACCACAGTTATTAGCGGTTAGTTATTTGCATAAATACCACCGTGATTACGAATTACCCATTATCCCCGTTGCTAACGAACCTTTTTTAACCAGGATTGAACTTAATCAGCAATTTAGTTTGTACCAAGCAGCTGAACTGGCCGGGGTGGATATTGAATTACTCAACCACCTTAATCCTGGCTATTTAAAACATATTTCACCGCCAAACGGCCCACATACTTTACTGCTACCTATTGAAAATGCGCAACGCTTCCAATTGGCTTTAGCACAACCCCATAATCTTTACGATATTCGTTGGCACAATCATCGCGTTGTGGCGGGCGATACACTGGGACACATCGCTCAACGCTATGGCACATCGGTGGCGGAAATTCAGCGATTAAATAACTTATCTAATAACACCATACGCGTTGGTCGCACCTTAACCATTCCTATTCCAGCAGACTCTACAACACAACTTGCTGCCAATACAAACCAGCCAGCGTCAACCTCTCAGGTTGTTAATACCGCTAGCTCACGTGCTGAACAGCCGGCACAAACCCATCAAGTACGTGCGGGCCAATCACTATGGACTATTGCTCGCGACTATCGTGTATCAGTCAATGATTTAGCAGCATGGAATGATTTAGATCCACAGCGACCCCTCCAAGTGGGGCAAACCTTGGCTATTGCTAGCCCAGCAACCGTGGCAACAGCATCTAGCTCATCTCAACGACAAGTTCAGCATCAAGTGCAAGCTGGGGAAAGCTTATGGATTATTGCCCAACGTTATAATGTCAGTATCACCGAATTGCGCCGCTGGAATCAGCTAGGCCAAAATGCGGTCTTACAGCCAGGGCAAACACTTAACTTACACCTTCCTAATACCACCACTGAATATGTGGTCAAACGTGGCGATACACTTTGGGATATTGCCCGAGCATTTAATGTCAACACCAGTGATATTTTGCGTCAGAATGGTTTAAGTCCTCGTGGCATTCTTCGCCCAGGCCAGGTTTTAATGATTTCACCGGGCACCTAA
- the glnS gene encoding glutamine--tRNA ligase, which yields MTDHTTPERATHFIRTIIDEDLASGLHQSIQTRFPPEPNGYLHIGHAKSICLNFGLALDYQGQCNLRFDDTNPAKEDMEYVESIQRDVQWLGFEWSGEVRYSSNYFEQFYQYAMELVDKGLAYVCFLNMEQQREYRGTLTEVGKPSPYRDTPAAENRQLLEKMRNGGFKEGECVLRAKIDMSSPIMCMRDPILYRVRFQHHHQTGDAWCIYPMYDFAHCISDAIEGVTHSLCTLEFQDNRRLYDWILDNITLPNATRPRQYEFSRLNLEYTVMSKRKLHQLVDDKLVSGWDDPRMPTISGLRRRGYTPASLRDFAERIGISKVDSFTEMSILEAAVRDDLNVNAPRSMAVLNPVKVIIENYPEGQVESIHAPVHPQNEAMGKREIFFSREVYIDRDDFREEANKHFKRLVLGKEVRLRNAYIIKAERFENDENGELKTIYCSYDPDTLGKNPADGRKVKGVIHWVEASKAVPAEFHLYDRLFSVPNPGKAEDFEAVLNPDSLVIKKGFVEPGLVDAQAELAYQFEREGYFCRDNQHPGLVFNRTVGLRDTWSENA from the coding sequence ATGACAGACCATACCACCCCAGAACGCGCCACTCATTTTATTCGTACGATTATTGACGAAGATTTAGCGTCTGGGCTGCATCAAAGCATTCAAACCCGTTTTCCACCAGAGCCAAATGGCTATTTGCATATCGGTCATGCCAAATCTATTTGCTTAAATTTTGGCTTGGCGTTGGATTATCAAGGTCAGTGTAACTTGCGATTTGACGATACCAATCCGGCGAAAGAGGATATGGAGTATGTTGAGTCGATTCAGCGCGATGTGCAGTGGTTGGGCTTTGAATGGTCGGGTGAGGTGCGTTACAGTTCCAACTATTTCGAGCAGTTTTATCAGTATGCGATGGAGTTGGTGGATAAGGGCTTGGCTTATGTTTGCTTTTTAAACATGGAACAACAGCGCGAATATCGCGGCACGCTGACTGAAGTCGGTAAACCGAGTCCCTATCGCGACACGCCTGCGGCAGAAAACCGCCAATTGCTGGAAAAAATGCGCAATGGCGGCTTTAAAGAAGGCGAATGTGTGCTACGCGCCAAAATCGATATGAGCTCGCCGATTATGTGTATGCGCGACCCGATTTTATACCGAGTACGCTTCCAACATCACCACCAAACCGGTGATGCTTGGTGTATCTATCCAATGTATGACTTTGCGCATTGCATTTCCGATGCGATTGAGGGCGTGACCCATTCATTATGCACCTTGGAGTTTCAGGATAACCGTCGTTTGTATGATTGGATTTTGGACAATATTACCTTGCCGAACGCGACGCGTCCGCGTCAGTATGAGTTTTCGCGTTTAAATCTTGAATATACCGTGATGTCAAAGCGTAAGCTGCATCAATTGGTGGACGATAAACTGGTGTCCGGCTGGGATGACCCGCGGATGCCGACCATTTCCGGTTTGCGTCGTCGCGGTTATACCCCTGCGTCTTTGCGTGACTTTGCCGAGCGCATTGGCATCAGCAAGGTGGATAGCTTTACCGAAATGTCGATTCTTGAGGCGGCGGTGCGTGATGATTTGAATGTCAATGCGCCGCGTTCGATGGCGGTATTAAATCCGGTTAAGGTCATCATTGAAAACTATCCTGAGGGGCAGGTCGAATCGATTCATGCTCCGGTGCATCCACAAAACGAGGCGATGGGCAAACGTGAGATTTTCTTTAGCCGTGAGGTCTATATCGACCGCGATGATTTCCGCGAAGAAGCTAATAAACACTTTAAACGTTTGGTGCTGGGTAAAGAGGTGCGTTTGCGTAATGCCTATATTATTAAAGCGGAACGCTTTGAAAACGATGAAAACGGCGAGCTAAAAACTATTTATTGTTCTTATGACCCCGATACCTTGGGCAAAAACCCAGCCGATGGTCGCAAGGTCAAGGGCGTGATTCATTGGGTTGAAGCCAGCAAAGCGGTGCCGGCAGAATTCCATTTATATGACCGTTTGTTTAGCGTGCCTAATCCCGGCAAGGCTGAGGATTTTGAAGCGGTTTTAAACCCCGATTCATTGGTGATTAAAAAAGGCTTTGTTGAACCAGGCCTGGTCGATGCACAAGCTGAATTGGCGTATCAGTTTGAACGTGAAGGTTATTTCTGTCGCGACAATCAACACCCAGGCCTGGTGTTTAACCGCACCGTTGGCCTACGCGACACCTGGAGCGAAAACGCTTAA
- a CDS encoding phosphatidylglycerophosphatase A family protein has product MSNPTHWPSWTELRQHPALMLGFGFGSGLARKAPGTWGTLLGWLLFIPLVVYAPVVAWLLFGLGLVAGSWICGRAAELVGVHDHGGIVWDEFVGIWLVVLLLPDQAWLWWLLAFGLFRLFDIIKPWPIGWLDRHVSGGFGIMLDDVVAAVMAIASIWLIFFMVS; this is encoded by the coding sequence ATGTCGAATCCAACTCACTGGCCAAGTTGGACTGAATTACGTCAACACCCGGCATTAATGCTGGGTTTTGGTTTCGGTTCAGGTTTAGCTCGCAAAGCCCCGGGAACCTGGGGAACGTTGCTTGGTTGGCTGTTATTTATCCCACTGGTAGTTTATGCGCCCGTAGTTGCCTGGCTATTATTTGGCTTAGGGCTGGTGGCCGGTAGCTGGATTTGTGGTCGAGCTGCCGAGTTAGTGGGTGTGCATGATCATGGTGGGATTGTATGGGACGAGTTTGTTGGCATTTGGTTAGTCGTCTTGCTTTTGCCAGACCAGGCCTGGTTATGGTGGCTATTAGCGTTTGGGTTATTTCGGCTGTTTGATATTATCAAACCCTGGCCGATTGGTTGGTTAGATCGCCATGTTTCCGGCGGTTTTGGCATTATGCTTGATGATGTGGTGGCGGCTGTTATGGCTATTGCATCAATTTGGTTAATTTTTTTCATGGTAAGTTAA